In a single window of the Natator depressus isolate rNatDep1 chromosome 24, rNatDep2.hap1, whole genome shotgun sequence genome:
- the LOC141977513 gene encoding alpha-tectorin-like, whose translation MEQLSLLPASFALCWWVGGRLPREIQEVNGERVSLPHALGPLGSVTRIRNLVTIQTPANVEIQFNGRHTLFVRVGLEYRARLCGMCGNFNDIRRDDKVLPSGERARSDAEFGNAWKSEPSPARCLDDTGSPEPCSDPLEFEELCGTLTSQSGPFAECHWHVDPAPFYSSCLYDICHYGTANGMLCMAIASYEELCSLQGIRVGAWRPSAQCPASDPCLGLACGENEWCGEQAGRWGCYCYRASEPIQVADYDYQLACRGGNSSVSLSRCLLFSDGFPSEALHLADPSCTGTLVRERLVFYFDSTQQSCGTTVTVNTTHATYSNEVQGRVGNTYGGVISRDRLLFLHFSCAQPLSFNLSVPMAIQPIQDVVNTTLPSGQGSYLTTMVLYQDPRYSKPFTQSPIPLTVNHRVYVDIRVSGLDPSHFVLTLSSCWATPDRDPSSSIRWDLITNQCPSLRDGTVTIEEDGVSTISRFSFNVFEFIPDLELVYLHCRVRLCSPQVATCTMHCARPGSAVQGRKPPSGVVSAGPFLKYDEAADQGLQLASGSPRSPTCSPLLQLLLSTSCLLLAGAP comes from the exons ATGGAGCAGTTGAGTCTCCTGCCGGCCTCGTTTGCTTTGTGTTGGTGGGTCGGTGGGCGGCTGCCCAGGGAGATCCAGGAG GTTAACGGGGAGAGGGTGAGCCTGCCGCATGCCCTGGGCCCTCTGGGCAGCGTGACCAGGATCAGAAACCTGGTGACCATACAGACCCCAGCCAATGTGGAGATCCAGTTCAACGGCCGCCACACTTTGTTCGTCCGCGTGGGCCTGGAGTATCGGGCGCGGCTGTGCGGGATGTGTGGGAATTTCAACGACATCCGCAGGGACGACAAAGTCCTGCCCAGCGGGGAGAGAGCCCGGAGTGACGCAGAGTTCGGGAACGCCTGGAAGTCTGAGCCCAGCCCGGCCAG GTGTTTGGATGACACCGGCTCCCCCGAGCCCTGCAGCGACCCCCTGGAGTTTGAAGAGCTCTGCGGGACCCTGACTAGCCAATCGGGACCGTTTGCCGAGTGCCACTGGCATGTGGACCCTGCCCCATTTTACTCCTCCTGCCTGTACGACATATGCCACTACGGGACGGCCAATGGGATGCTGTGCATGGCCATCGCCTCCTACGAAGAGCTGTGCAGCCTTCAGGGGATACGTGTTGGCGCGTGGAGACCGTCTGCGCAGTGCC CTGCGAGTGACCCGTGCCTTGGTCTGGCCTGCGGGGAGAACGAGTGGTGCGGAGAGCAGGCAGGGAGATGGGGCTGTTACTGCTACAGAGCTTCTGAGCCCATCCAAGTGGCAGACTATG ACTACCAGCTGGCCTGCAGGGGCGGTAACAGCTCAGTGTCCCTGTCCCGCTGCCTGCTCTTCTCCGACGGCTTCCCCTCGGAGGCCTTGCACCTGGCCGACCCCAGCTGCACCGGCACCCTCGTCAGGGAGAGACTTGTCTTCTACTTCGACAGCACACAGCAGAGCTGCGGGACCACGGTGACG GTCAACACCACCCACGCCACTTACTCCAACGAGGTGCAGGGCCGGGTGGGCAACACCTATGGAGGGGTGATCAGCCGGGACAGGCTCCTCTTCTTGCACTTCTCCTGCGCCCAGCCACTGAGCTTCAACCTGTCCGTCCCAATGGCCATCCAGCCCATACAGGA TGTCGTTAACACAACCCTCCCCTCCGGCCAAGGGAGCTACCTGACCACCATGGTCCTGTACCAAGACCCTCGATACAGCAAACCCTTCACCCAGAGCCCCATCCCACTCACTGTCAACCACAGGGTCTACGTGGACATCAGGGTTTCGGGGTTGGACCCCAGCCACTTTGTGCTGACCTTGTCATCGTGCTGGGCCACTCCGGACCGAGACCCCTCCTCCAGCATCCGATGGGATCTCATCACCAACCA GTGCCCCAGCCTGCGAGATGGCACAGTGACAATCGAGGAGGACGGCGTCTCCACCATCAGCCGCTTCTCCTTCAATGTCTTCGAGTTCATCCCAGACTTAGAGCTGGTGTATCTGCACTGCCGTGTCCGGCTCTGCAGCCCCCAGGTGGCCACATGCACCATG CACTGCGCCAGGCCGggctctgctgtgcagggcaggAAGCCTCCATCGGGGGTCGTGTCCGCTGGCCCTTTCCTGAAGTACGACGAAGCTGCCGACCAAG GTCTGCAGCTGGCCAGCGGGAGCCCTCGCTCACCCACCTGCTCCCcactcctgcagctgctgctcagcacctcctgcctgctcctTGCTGGAGCCCCCTGA
- the FXYD3 gene encoding FXYD domain-containing ion transport regulator 3 isoform X2 encodes MQPVTTGLLLLLAAFPALKAEHPTDPASPFFYDWHRLRVGGLIAAAVLCTLGIVVLLSGKCKCKFNRKASRRPNEPLHLITPGSTSNC; translated from the exons ATGCAGCCAGTGACCACCGGCCTCCTGCTGCTCTTGGCAG CGTTTCCTGCCCTGAAGGCTGAACACCCTACGG ATCCAGCAAGCCCCTTCTTTTATG ACTGGCACCGCCTGCGGGTCGGGGGGCTGATCGCCGCCGCCGTTCTCTGCACCCTGGGGATTGTCGTGCTGctca gtGGAAAATGCAAATGCAAATTTAACCGCAAAGccag CCGGCGACCAAATGAGCCCCTGCACCTCATCACCCCTG GCAGCACCAGTAACTGCTGA
- the FXYD3 gene encoding FXYD domain-containing ion transport regulator 3 isoform X1, whose amino-acid sequence MQPVTTGLLLLLAAAFPALKAEHPTDPASPFFYDWHRLRVGGLIAAAVLCTLGIVVLLSGKCKCKFNRKASRRPNEPLHLITPGSTSNC is encoded by the exons ATGCAGCCAGTGACCACCGGCCTCCTGCTGCTCTTGGCAG CAGCGTTTCCTGCCCTGAAGGCTGAACACCCTACGG ATCCAGCAAGCCCCTTCTTTTATG ACTGGCACCGCCTGCGGGTCGGGGGGCTGATCGCCGCCGCCGTTCTCTGCACCCTGGGGATTGTCGTGCTGctca gtGGAAAATGCAAATGCAAATTTAACCGCAAAGccag CCGGCGACCAAATGAGCCCCTGCACCTCATCACCCCTG GCAGCACCAGTAACTGCTGA